In a single window of the Elaeis guineensis isolate ETL-2024a chromosome 6, EG11, whole genome shotgun sequence genome:
- the LOC105046698 gene encoding uncharacterized protein isoform X3, producing the protein MRDNPKRLNTSTPILFIPRQIMLECRTGVVAQEEGKERRKNTEAKKEKKKKKRSLETLEEGLSGSKTLDLDRASKGGGAPLKGKGWEILLRSIAAFLESNGFSKTLSTFRSEAQLEFLVQMDGWKSSVLNLEDLFSKCLEPSKGHAEAIIDWLKEQDSENVGISAEAQSKNIYNDVSEHIHKKKNKKSDDIDNRTNTEVKSKKKTKRSASEDCSIENIEVSQEKTLKESMSVDNKMDLEKLKSIEGSHVETKDKKRKKKLASDSLGEHAEKSQLEVGHGTVENNVHENQLLKPQENEKEKRKKKHKVVSDSCNEKSEPSDYGKLQEVVRDKIEELKCLAKNSSESTAKHKDEKEKKAKEISDSLAENIEQSEPEASQNVIKKKSKDSKSTVYDNNTVSELLYSVTKHPSVKESLDDKDSEYKEKKKRKSKSTSESSISSDQVDGGTSREDLRKSDVKKENVPVSEDNVNKNEKKNSKKRKRLTSEEKEALADNDIAGKASKIKPAVTEDNKETGNLKKSNKSLTEYEHPVPAKKRKTEENNENTKPPCKQFDGNLSTCDSQKEVVGHQMANGNSEKKEMEGGNSSKAIKKEKDSAEPQTVNAFRRIKVDDVQFADKRLQDNSYWAKDGADNGYGAKAQEILGQVRGRDFRHEKTKKKRGTYKGGQIDLQSHSIKFNYSDEE; encoded by the exons ATGCGGGACAACCCCAAACGTCTCAACACATCGACTCCGATCCTCTTCATTCCTCGCCAAATCATGCTCGAGTGCCGCACCGGTGTCGTGGCCCAGGAGGAGGGCAAGGAGAGGAGGAAGAATACGGAggcaaagaaggagaagaagaagaagaagcggtCCTTGGAAACCCTAGAAGAGGGCCTTAGTGGATCGAAAACTTTAGACCTGGATCGGGCGAGCAAAGGTGGGGGCGCGCCCCTCAAGGGGAAGGGGTGGGAAATCCTTCTTCGATCGATCGCCGCCTTCCTTGAGAGCAATGGGTTCTCCAAGACCCTCTCAACATTCCGGTCGGAAGCCCAGCTTGAG TTTTTGGTGCAGATGGATGGATGGAAATCATCTGTTTTGAACTTAGAGGACCTGTTCAGCAAGTGCCTGGAGCCAAG TAAAGGCCATGCAGAAGCTATCATTGATTGGCTGAAGGAGCAAG ATTCAGAAAATGTTGGCATTTCTGCAGAAGCACAAAGCAAGAATATTTATAATGATGTCTCTGAACACATAcacaagaaaaagaataagaaaagtgATGACATTGATAACAGAACAAATACTGAG GTGAAATCTAAGAAGAAAACAAAAAGGTCAGCTTCTGAAGATTGCTCTATTGAAAATATTGAAGTTTCTCAAGAGAAGACCCTGAAAGAGTCGATGAGTGTGGATAATAAAATGGACTTAGAAAAGTTGAAATCAATTGAGGGCTCACATGTTGAAACTAAagataagaaaaggaaaaagaaattgGCGTCTGACTCTCTTGGTGAACATGCTGAAAAGAGTCAGTTGGAAGTTGGTCATGGGACAGTTGAGAATAATGTTCATGAAAATCAGTTGCTCAAACCCcaggaaaatgaaaaagaaaagaggaagaagaagcacAAGGTGGTCTCTGATTCTTGTAATGAGAAATCTGAGCCTAGTGACTATGGGAAACTTCAAGAGGTGGTTAGAGATAAAATAGAGGAATTGAAGTGTTTGGCCAAGAATTCCTCTGAGTCAACTGCCAAACACaaagatgaaaaggaaaagaaagccaAAGAAATTTCTGATTCTCTTGCTGAGAACATTGAGCAATCAGAACCGGAAGCATCTCAGAATGTGATTAAAAAGAAATCTAAGGACTCAAAATCTACAGTCTATGATAATAACACTGTTTCTGAACTACTGTATTCTGTGACCAAGCATCCCTCTGTCAAGGAATCATTGGATGATAAAGATTCTGAatataaggagaagaagaaaaggaaaagcaaATCAACTTCTGAAAGTTCTATCAGCTCTGATCAGGTGGATGGAGGAACATCTCGTGAAGATTTAAGAAAATCAGATGTCAAGAAGGAAAATGTCCCTGTATCTGAAGATAATGTCaacaaaaatgaaaagaaaaattctaagaaaaGGAAAAGATTAACCTCTGAAGAAAAGGAGGCACTGGCAGACAACGATATTGCAGGCAAGGCATCCAAAATCAAACCTGCAGTTACTGAAGATAACAAGGAAACAGGGAACCTCAAAAAATCTAACAAGTCTTTGACAGAGTATGAGCACCCTGTTCCTGCTAAAAAGAGGAAAACAGAAGAAAATAATGAGAACACCAAACCTCCTTGCAAACAATTTGATGGTAATCTTAGCACATGTGATTCCCAGAAGGAAGTAGTAGGACACCAAATGGCAAATGGGAACAGTGAAAAGAAGGAAATGGAAGGAggcaactcatcaaaagcaataaagaaagaaaaggattcAGCAGAG CCACAGACAGTCAATGCCTTTCGAAGGATCAAGGTGGATGATGTTCAATTTGCCGACAAGAGACTTCAAGATAATTCTTACTGGGCCAAG GATGGTGCAGACAATGGATATGGTGCAAAGGCACAAGAAATTCTCGGTCAAGTCAGAGGAAG
- the LOC105046698 gene encoding uncharacterized protein isoform X2, which produces MRDNPKRLNTSTPILFIPRQIMLECRTGVVAQEEGKERRKNTEAKKEKKKKKRSLETLEEGLSGSKTLDLDRASKGGGAPLKGKGWEILLRSIAAFLESNGFSKTLSTFRSEAQLEMDGWKSSVLNLEDLFSKCLEPSKGHAEAIIDWLKEQDSENVGISAEAQSKNIYNDVSEHIHKKKNKKSDDIDNRTNTEVSKSGLPNGSDGVLSTVEKITNKQVDELQVKSKKKTKRSASEDCSIENIEVSQEKTLKESMSVDNKMDLEKLKSIEGSHVETKDKKRKKKLASDSLGEHAEKSQLEVGHGTVENNVHENQLLKPQENEKEKRKKKHKVVSDSCNEKSEPSDYGKLQEVVRDKIEELKCLAKNSSESTAKHKDEKEKKAKEISDSLAENIEQSEPEASQNVIKKKSKDSKSTVYDNNTVSELLYSVTKHPSVKESLDDKDSEYKEKKKRKSKSTSESSISSDQVDGGTSREDLRKSDVKKENVPVSEDNVNKNEKKNSKKRKRLTSEEKEALADNDIAGKASKIKPAVTEDNKETGNLKKSNKSLTEYEHPVPAKKRKTEENNENTKPPCKQFDGNLSTCDSQKEVVGHQMANGNSEKKEMEGGNSSKAIKKEKDSAEPQTVNAFRRIKVDDVQFADKRLQDNSYWAKDGADNGYGAKAQEILGQVRGRDFRHEKTKKKRGTYKGGQIDLQSHSIKFNYSDEE; this is translated from the exons ATGCGGGACAACCCCAAACGTCTCAACACATCGACTCCGATCCTCTTCATTCCTCGCCAAATCATGCTCGAGTGCCGCACCGGTGTCGTGGCCCAGGAGGAGGGCAAGGAGAGGAGGAAGAATACGGAggcaaagaaggagaagaagaagaagaagcggtCCTTGGAAACCCTAGAAGAGGGCCTTAGTGGATCGAAAACTTTAGACCTGGATCGGGCGAGCAAAGGTGGGGGCGCGCCCCTCAAGGGGAAGGGGTGGGAAATCCTTCTTCGATCGATCGCCGCCTTCCTTGAGAGCAATGGGTTCTCCAAGACCCTCTCAACATTCCGGTCGGAAGCCCAGCTTGAG ATGGATGGATGGAAATCATCTGTTTTGAACTTAGAGGACCTGTTCAGCAAGTGCCTGGAGCCAAG TAAAGGCCATGCAGAAGCTATCATTGATTGGCTGAAGGAGCAAG ATTCAGAAAATGTTGGCATTTCTGCAGAAGCACAAAGCAAGAATATTTATAATGATGTCTCTGAACACATAcacaagaaaaagaataagaaaagtgATGACATTGATAACAGAACAAATACTGAGGTATCAAAATCTGGACTGCCAAATGGCTCCGATGGAGTTCTTAGTACTGTGGAAAAGATAACAAACAAACAAGTGGATGAGTTGCAGGTGAAATCTAAGAAGAAAACAAAAAGGTCAGCTTCTGAAGATTGCTCTATTGAAAATATTGAAGTTTCTCAAGAGAAGACCCTGAAAGAGTCGATGAGTGTGGATAATAAAATGGACTTAGAAAAGTTGAAATCAATTGAGGGCTCACATGTTGAAACTAAagataagaaaaggaaaaagaaattgGCGTCTGACTCTCTTGGTGAACATGCTGAAAAGAGTCAGTTGGAAGTTGGTCATGGGACAGTTGAGAATAATGTTCATGAAAATCAGTTGCTCAAACCCcaggaaaatgaaaaagaaaagaggaagaagaagcacAAGGTGGTCTCTGATTCTTGTAATGAGAAATCTGAGCCTAGTGACTATGGGAAACTTCAAGAGGTGGTTAGAGATAAAATAGAGGAATTGAAGTGTTTGGCCAAGAATTCCTCTGAGTCAACTGCCAAACACaaagatgaaaaggaaaagaaagccaAAGAAATTTCTGATTCTCTTGCTGAGAACATTGAGCAATCAGAACCGGAAGCATCTCAGAATGTGATTAAAAAGAAATCTAAGGACTCAAAATCTACAGTCTATGATAATAACACTGTTTCTGAACTACTGTATTCTGTGACCAAGCATCCCTCTGTCAAGGAATCATTGGATGATAAAGATTCTGAatataaggagaagaagaaaaggaaaagcaaATCAACTTCTGAAAGTTCTATCAGCTCTGATCAGGTGGATGGAGGAACATCTCGTGAAGATTTAAGAAAATCAGATGTCAAGAAGGAAAATGTCCCTGTATCTGAAGATAATGTCaacaaaaatgaaaagaaaaattctaagaaaaGGAAAAGATTAACCTCTGAAGAAAAGGAGGCACTGGCAGACAACGATATTGCAGGCAAGGCATCCAAAATCAAACCTGCAGTTACTGAAGATAACAAGGAAACAGGGAACCTCAAAAAATCTAACAAGTCTTTGACAGAGTATGAGCACCCTGTTCCTGCTAAAAAGAGGAAAACAGAAGAAAATAATGAGAACACCAAACCTCCTTGCAAACAATTTGATGGTAATCTTAGCACATGTGATTCCCAGAAGGAAGTAGTAGGACACCAAATGGCAAATGGGAACAGTGAAAAGAAGGAAATGGAAGGAggcaactcatcaaaagcaataaagaaagaaaaggattcAGCAGAG CCACAGACAGTCAATGCCTTTCGAAGGATCAAGGTGGATGATGTTCAATTTGCCGACAAGAGACTTCAAGATAATTCTTACTGGGCCAAG GATGGTGCAGACAATGGATATGGTGCAAAGGCACAAGAAATTCTCGGTCAAGTCAGAGGAAG
- the LOC105046698 gene encoding uncharacterized protein isoform X1 yields MRDNPKRLNTSTPILFIPRQIMLECRTGVVAQEEGKERRKNTEAKKEKKKKKRSLETLEEGLSGSKTLDLDRASKGGGAPLKGKGWEILLRSIAAFLESNGFSKTLSTFRSEAQLEFLVQMDGWKSSVLNLEDLFSKCLEPSKGHAEAIIDWLKEQDSENVGISAEAQSKNIYNDVSEHIHKKKNKKSDDIDNRTNTEVSKSGLPNGSDGVLSTVEKITNKQVDELQVKSKKKTKRSASEDCSIENIEVSQEKTLKESMSVDNKMDLEKLKSIEGSHVETKDKKRKKKLASDSLGEHAEKSQLEVGHGTVENNVHENQLLKPQENEKEKRKKKHKVVSDSCNEKSEPSDYGKLQEVVRDKIEELKCLAKNSSESTAKHKDEKEKKAKEISDSLAENIEQSEPEASQNVIKKKSKDSKSTVYDNNTVSELLYSVTKHPSVKESLDDKDSEYKEKKKRKSKSTSESSISSDQVDGGTSREDLRKSDVKKENVPVSEDNVNKNEKKNSKKRKRLTSEEKEALADNDIAGKASKIKPAVTEDNKETGNLKKSNKSLTEYEHPVPAKKRKTEENNENTKPPCKQFDGNLSTCDSQKEVVGHQMANGNSEKKEMEGGNSSKAIKKEKDSAEPQTVNAFRRIKVDDVQFADKRLQDNSYWAKDGADNGYGAKAQEILGQVRGRDFRHEKTKKKRGTYKGGQIDLQSHSIKFNYSDEE; encoded by the exons ATGCGGGACAACCCCAAACGTCTCAACACATCGACTCCGATCCTCTTCATTCCTCGCCAAATCATGCTCGAGTGCCGCACCGGTGTCGTGGCCCAGGAGGAGGGCAAGGAGAGGAGGAAGAATACGGAggcaaagaaggagaagaagaagaagaagcggtCCTTGGAAACCCTAGAAGAGGGCCTTAGTGGATCGAAAACTTTAGACCTGGATCGGGCGAGCAAAGGTGGGGGCGCGCCCCTCAAGGGGAAGGGGTGGGAAATCCTTCTTCGATCGATCGCCGCCTTCCTTGAGAGCAATGGGTTCTCCAAGACCCTCTCAACATTCCGGTCGGAAGCCCAGCTTGAG TTTTTGGTGCAGATGGATGGATGGAAATCATCTGTTTTGAACTTAGAGGACCTGTTCAGCAAGTGCCTGGAGCCAAG TAAAGGCCATGCAGAAGCTATCATTGATTGGCTGAAGGAGCAAG ATTCAGAAAATGTTGGCATTTCTGCAGAAGCACAAAGCAAGAATATTTATAATGATGTCTCTGAACACATAcacaagaaaaagaataagaaaagtgATGACATTGATAACAGAACAAATACTGAGGTATCAAAATCTGGACTGCCAAATGGCTCCGATGGAGTTCTTAGTACTGTGGAAAAGATAACAAACAAACAAGTGGATGAGTTGCAGGTGAAATCTAAGAAGAAAACAAAAAGGTCAGCTTCTGAAGATTGCTCTATTGAAAATATTGAAGTTTCTCAAGAGAAGACCCTGAAAGAGTCGATGAGTGTGGATAATAAAATGGACTTAGAAAAGTTGAAATCAATTGAGGGCTCACATGTTGAAACTAAagataagaaaaggaaaaagaaattgGCGTCTGACTCTCTTGGTGAACATGCTGAAAAGAGTCAGTTGGAAGTTGGTCATGGGACAGTTGAGAATAATGTTCATGAAAATCAGTTGCTCAAACCCcaggaaaatgaaaaagaaaagaggaagaagaagcacAAGGTGGTCTCTGATTCTTGTAATGAGAAATCTGAGCCTAGTGACTATGGGAAACTTCAAGAGGTGGTTAGAGATAAAATAGAGGAATTGAAGTGTTTGGCCAAGAATTCCTCTGAGTCAACTGCCAAACACaaagatgaaaaggaaaagaaagccaAAGAAATTTCTGATTCTCTTGCTGAGAACATTGAGCAATCAGAACCGGAAGCATCTCAGAATGTGATTAAAAAGAAATCTAAGGACTCAAAATCTACAGTCTATGATAATAACACTGTTTCTGAACTACTGTATTCTGTGACCAAGCATCCCTCTGTCAAGGAATCATTGGATGATAAAGATTCTGAatataaggagaagaagaaaaggaaaagcaaATCAACTTCTGAAAGTTCTATCAGCTCTGATCAGGTGGATGGAGGAACATCTCGTGAAGATTTAAGAAAATCAGATGTCAAGAAGGAAAATGTCCCTGTATCTGAAGATAATGTCaacaaaaatgaaaagaaaaattctaagaaaaGGAAAAGATTAACCTCTGAAGAAAAGGAGGCACTGGCAGACAACGATATTGCAGGCAAGGCATCCAAAATCAAACCTGCAGTTACTGAAGATAACAAGGAAACAGGGAACCTCAAAAAATCTAACAAGTCTTTGACAGAGTATGAGCACCCTGTTCCTGCTAAAAAGAGGAAAACAGAAGAAAATAATGAGAACACCAAACCTCCTTGCAAACAATTTGATGGTAATCTTAGCACATGTGATTCCCAGAAGGAAGTAGTAGGACACCAAATGGCAAATGGGAACAGTGAAAAGAAGGAAATGGAAGGAggcaactcatcaaaagcaataaagaaagaaaaggattcAGCAGAG CCACAGACAGTCAATGCCTTTCGAAGGATCAAGGTGGATGATGTTCAATTTGCCGACAAGAGACTTCAAGATAATTCTTACTGGGCCAAG GATGGTGCAGACAATGGATATGGTGCAAAGGCACAAGAAATTCTCGGTCAAGTCAGAGGAAG